CCCCTGGTTCAGAAGCCCAACAAGTTTCCATCAAAGCTTTCCACTCAGGATCGCACCATGATGGAATCTCAGGACGCAACGAATTATGAACAATCCCCCCTGCAAAACAAGAAAAAGCAAACAAAAACAAACCAATCTTGTAACTGTAACCATACAAAATAGGACATATAATAAGCTGCATTTATCTGGTTGAAATACTAATCAAACAATTAAGTGCAGTCATGTTAATATCCAAGTTAATCAGATAATCGCTCAAATATGGACTGGCAACACATTACACTACAATTGGAACCACTACAATTGGAACCAATATCGATGGTCTGTTTATTTCCAAATCCCAGGTTCGCAAAAATACAGTCCTGTCTCAGCCTGCTTATTCATTGATGAGTAATTAGATCCTCACTCCACATGACTAACCATCTAACCCGACactttttttttatgttacaCCACTTTGTGATTTAATACGCCGTGAACAGTAAAGCTTCTGCATGATTTAATACGCCGAGAATAATAAAGATTCTGCATGAATTAAGAGTAACAAAGCTAGTGGACGAGATTTTGGTACCTTCAAATGGCTCACTTAGTGAGGAGGATCACCAGTAACATCACTAATCCTTGTAAAAGAATTACGACATTCTAAATACTCTAAACGTATCAGGTTGGGTAATTTATGGGCACTCTGTGTGTATCATCTGTTCGCAACAATCATTTTATGGGGCTAGAACAGTTCAGGACATAATGAATTAATCCAAGAATTAAGTATGTGGTGGGAGAATATCCTTAAACCCATCCTAATCTAGAATAACAAACTAGGATAATCGCATAAAgtgaatttaaaatttaaaactgGAGTACTAAATTTGAGATACCAAACAAACAACCGCCTGTGCGCCTTTAACATTTGGAACTTTTCAAACAAAACTTTCAGCTAAATTAGATTTCCGGCTGCAAGTTCCAAGGCACGCTAACGATGGATAGATTACTAAGCGGATCAAACTTAAATCCGAAGACACAATATTTGATGATTGAAGGTAACTAAATCCCGTAACATGTATATTTTTTTTCTCCACTTAGAAATGAAAGTTTTAGGATATAACTAAATCCCTAATGAACAGGAACTTTTTCATTGCTGATAAAAACACGAATGAAGAGCTTAAACAGCTGTGCCTACCAATCAGAGAAGCACAATGCATATCCGCATATGGTTCCTCGCCCGTAAGTAATTCCCACATGACGATTCCAAATGAATACACATCAATCTACAAGCAGAACAAAATGGCATAGAATGTAAAAGAGACTAGAAAGGAAAAGATAAGAGTCAGAGAAAGAACAAAACAACACATTGCACATATGATACATTCCATACCTTCTCAGTTACCATGTTGCTTTTCCCACTAAGAAGTTCAGGTGCCATCCATGGAAGCGTTCCCCGAACACCTCCTGACACCAATGTTTGTTGCTTTACTTTTGATAAGCCCAAATCACCAATCTGAAAGAAAGAATATTTAAAGTTCATAGAAGGAAAAGCTCTATGCCTGCTGAGAGTGATTCTGTTGAGTATACATGAACAAGTGTTTAAAATTTATGATGCAGGCAAGCTTGTAACCAAAGTTTCAAGACGAAATAATAGATACACGCCACAACACATGGCTACATAACACTCCCTCCGTCCAAGTTATATAGGTGGTGAACCCAAATATCCTAGATTAAGAAAAAATCTAGGTTTTATAAAAACTCATCTAGTTTCTTCTTTTACCCCTTGTTACACTCCTAATACCAGAAACATCAAGTTGATTGTGGTGATATTCATGCAACATTAATAAGGGCATATATGTCAAAAATAACCTAGAAATACGAACTCCGCCTATCTAGTTGGACAAGCAAAGATCACTTCTCGGCATATATaacttggacggagggagtagagtGTATTGAGAATACCAGAAATCTATGAAGGCTCAAACACACGGCAGAAAGAAGAGTGAGGGGCATGAGCAAGAAAGTATGATTACTTAAAGAGGAAGGAATTCAGCTTAACCAGTTCGGAAGATAATTTAGTGGATGGCTTAGTTGCGCTCAGGTTAAACTGTTAAAGGCTTGAAGTTTGAACAGACTCTTAAATGTAAGAAAACTCTTACATATAAAAAACCCAGGCCATACAAATTTCCTTTTTCCTGGAAATTTTGGGTCATACCTACCACATGAGGGATCACATTCCTTTCTAGTTTGAAGCTCCTTCCCTTAACAATACTGAGCGAGAAACACGGACCAAACTTACCGAATGTGGCTTATGAAGACTCATATATCTTGTAATGAAGTATCGGTAGTATTACCAACCTGCCTACTGATGGCCTGACATGTGTCTACATCTTTACAGAGATTAATCTTCAAGTTTTTCAAGTACAAATAAAAAAACAGAAGATAAATTTAGCTACCGTACACGATAAACCTACATTATAGCTGAAGTTCTAAACACGTGTACTTCGATCTCATAGGAAACAAGAGAAACATATTTCACAATCATACCTTGCAAACAGGTCTATGAGGATCTCTCATATTGACTAGAAGATTCTCACACTTCAAATCAAAATGAACAATGTTCTTTGCATGCAAGTACTCCATCCCAAACGCGGCATCCATAGCTATAATGAGCCTCTTGCGACGATCAATAGTTCTGCATGGTAGCAATGAAAGGTCAGAACTAGGCATTCGAATCCATCATCTTACAAACCTGGAAAGAAGAGAGTGAAGGGACAAACCATTGTTAATCAAGAAAGTAATATACCTGTCTTTCTTCTGTATAAATTGTTTCAAAGATCCATTAATCATGAACTCAGTTACAGTAGCTAGAGATCCGTCGGGACCGTCACGAACTATACCATAAAACGAAACAACGTTCGGATGATGCAATGAACTGAGAATCAAGGCCTCCTTCCAGAAATCAGCAATCTATTAAACAAAATAAGTTTTGTGACATTTAATATCCATGATAGTTTACTCTACAAATTCCTGCTTTCCATAAGTTTAACATTTTACAAAATTCATTAGAGTACATGAAATAGATTTAAAACGAAGATATAGAAGATGATATAGAAGACAATGAATAAATAGGAAAAGGTTTGCGCATTGACACTAAAAACAACTACAATTTCTAAAAATGTATACTATCAATCAGGGGCTCATACAGAAACGAagcacgaagaattaatagcacCTTAAAGACAGAAATGAACTAGAGCACATTATTGGTCACCATGGTACAGTTCCAACTGTGGCACGTGCAAGGTATGCAAACTCGCCTACTTCCGAAGACACAAAATTAGACTACCCAGATAGAAAAGAGTTGACCCTGCCAAAAGATGGCTCCCATTGAGAATACCCTTGACAAAAGGTGCATGGGAACATAAACAAGCAGATCGGCCAAGTTGATTGACCAGTACAACTTCAATTGTCTCATACTTTTGAATACGTATGACTTAGAAGAACCCTATGTAATGTAATCAAGAGATTATGCCTTGTGCTTGAACCAAGAGGTACCATAACCACTAGCCAGAGTTCAGAAATTTATTTACAGTACATTATAATCTAGAAGTGACCAATGACGTCAAACAAGGACGCCTTAAAGAGCCATGTACTACACTTCTACACTTGAGGTGGAAAAGCTATTTGCAAATGATTCACAAGTCACATAATGTATAAATAAGTAAACAGGATAGAGAAACAACCAAACGTTCTCTCTCAGACGGCCTCCCTGCAAAGCAACTAGCCTTTATTCGTTTGACAGCTACATCGGAACCTTTCCATTTCCCATGAAAAACAGCACCATATGTTCCAGAACCCAATTCACGAATTTCCTCAAGATCATCATTTCTTATTGTCTACAAACGAAGAAAAGGAATATTGAGATGATAGACAAAAAAATCTATTCATATTCGAGTGGTCGTATTCACAAAGATAAGACAAAAAAACAAGTACCTGTAACCCTCTAGCCAAGGCTTCTTCCTCGGCCTTTGTTGGCTCGATCTTGGAAATGTTTTTGTGCTCGCTGTCAGAGTCAACCTCCACATCATGCATATTCTATGCAACAAACACGAAAATCAGAGTTACTCAAAATAATATGGCAGACATGCAAGGAatctaaattttaaaaaaaaaaaaaaaaagaatctcaCAACAGATTCATGTTCTTTAGAAGCTGCTTCCTTCGCTGAAGAATCCAAATCACCCACAACTTCTCCTTCCTCCACTCCAGCTTTCACCTCCTCCACGCCTTCTAATGCAGCCTTTTTCACTGATGCAATCAACTCAGGTAAAAAACTCAAACGTTTAATAGAGAGCTCCTTGGGATCAATTGGATTGGAGTCGTGAGTTTCGCCAAGTTTCATATTCTCGACACTCTCTAGCGTAGAAGTCAACAGATCCTTTGAATCCAAACCTGCCTCTCCTTTCTTATTCACATCACTTCTGCCAGGAGAAGAGTTATTTTGAGTATCCAAGTTTTCGGCCTTGCTGAAAGAGGTCGTTCCATGACCCCCTTCAGGAGAGCTTTTCTCCTCTGGAGATACTGGTCCAAAAGTATCAGTTAAATTTGGGAGACAATGGCTATGCGTTGAAACAGTTGCAGAAAGAATTCTCCCTTCACTTGCAGCTGGAGGAGAATACACCTGGGGTACAGGTTCAGCTGGATTAGCTAACTCCAACCTATCAGTTGCAGGACAAACAAGGTCAGCAGTAAATGGATGTAGATTATCTTGACCAATTGTGTTCATATTCAACTTTGAAGCATAGCCATGGACAAATTCTGCAGGTGGGGCTGCAgatccatcaaaaccaaatgtctgcTGTTGATTCCCAGCCCAAGGGTTTGGACTGTCCAACCCATTATGAAAGCTAGGACTGCTCTGCTGCACACCCCTTACATATCCCGAGCCATTGCCTTGCGGCAACATATTCAGCGCTTCATAAGATGATACACTTTGCATCGGGTTCCGCACCTTTATCCACAAAGCTGGTGTTGGTGAAGATGCGAGCACTGGTGCCGGCACTGGAACTGGTGCAGGTGCATGTGATACTTGATAAAGATTATCAGCTCCATAAACAGCAGGTACGTTCCCGTACCTGACCCCACGATCTTCAGGGGTGGGAATATGAATTTGAGGCCTAACACCACTCAGAGACTGTTCATGAAACCCCTCGTTCCCCAATTCCGGTCCTATTCGAATGTAGCGTGGATCTTCGTGGCTGACACAAGTGGAAGGCATCTGATGTCCATCACCACTATTACCATGTAAAGGAGGGAGATTCATACCAGAACCATCTACAAGATAGTGTTCATTCATCCTTCCAGCTCCAGATATATGTGCTCTTGGTTCGTCTCCACGATTATTCATTTGGTGGTGCATTGCCCATCCTCTCTCATGACTGTGAGCATCGTTATAGAAAGACTGTGGATCATTGTGCTCTCTAGGGTAAACCCCATGATCCAACCTTCCGTCAGAATTAATTACATAACCCTCCCTACTATGTGTACACTGGACACAAGGATTGGCAAACTGATGATATTCATTTCCCATACTTGGTGGTGGTTCTATATGTGGTTGTTGCTTCCAGCGCGAATCAGTATAACGAGCAGATTCAGGCAAATTCTGCCCCCTTTGAAAAGTCACTCTGCAATTATCACAGATACTACTATGTCCCCCGTCCGTAACACTTTGGGCACTGCTCAAATTCCCTGGAAAACCACCCTTGTCAACTGGTACAGCTCCTGGTGGAAGCCATACAACATTTTCAAGGAATGGAGATTGGTGTTGTTCATATTGTGGAGGACCCATCTGTTGTTCTGGTAACACTTCTCCATATTGCATTCGATAACGACTAGACGACGGAGAACCAGGATACCTTGGAGAAAAATAACCAGGACTCCATGGAGTCTCAAGCTGTTGTTGTCCTTGCCGAGGGATCGTAAGTTGTCTTAAGttattaaattgtaacgaattaacTTCACAATTCCTCTGCTGATTATTATTGTTACTATGAATTCCAAAATCCAAATTAACTTGATTAAAATACTGATCGTGATTGTTACCAACAACaagaggcggtggtggtggggcTGGTGGTGAATCAGGTGATTGTTGTCTTCTAAACTGATGATGCTCAGGACTATCATTTAAACTATTTAAGGCATCAACGTACCTTCTTTCGGTCTCTCCTCTATCATCAACTGTAGACCCTGTTATTTCAAAATGAGCTAATGAAGCAGATAAAGAATCATTAAACTGGTGATGGTGATTATTATCAGTAATAGCAGTAGAATTGAATAGAAATATCCTCAGACGAGTAAAACCATCACCAGAACCAAGTTTATCATATTCCTCCATCATATTAgtaacatcatcatcattaacaaCTGATACTAAAgcatcaagatcttcatctggtTGTTGATACTTGATTAAATTAGCTAATTCGAAGAAATCTTTCATTTTTAACAATAATTCTTCATAACTTATATCTCTATTTAAACTTACAATTCTTGTTTCCCCTCCTACGTATCTTAATTTACCATCTTGCGGTCTTGGTAATATACTTCCACCGAAACTACATAACATCTTCAGTTTCTGTTGTTCTTCTGGTGATGAAGGTGTTATATTGGCCGGAGTATCCATTAGCGTCTCGGATGTCGTTGCTGTTGTTGACGATGATGACAATCCGAATCCTTGATTACACATGAGATAGAAGGAGTTTAGAAGAAATTTCTTCCATGTAAATATCTAAGAAACTGTATAAACCAAACCAATCGATATCCTCAGGAatcatcaaaccctaaatttctcacTGAGAAAACCCTAAATTCCCATTTATCTCCGATAGATTGGGAAAAGAGTGGGAATTAGATAGATAGAGTATTACTTTTGAGGATTAGAAATTTGcgaatataaatttttttttttttaaaaaggattCGATTTTTAGggatttatttacttttttgagAAATCGAAATTGAGGATCAGAGAATTGCAGAGAGAGAACGACAATTTTGTTGTTTTAGGGAGAGATGGAAAGCGGCGAACAGTGAGTAAATAAAACCGCCATTTTTTCACGTAGAGAGAGGAGAGTTTCGTCTGAGATTGCAAGATGCACTGGCTAGCTGCCAGGTTGTGTTACACGTGGCGCTATTTGGTTTAACCAAACATTTATCTCCCACTCGCTTTATGGCGTCACTCGCTTTTATCATTCAAGgcgaataattctttgatatattCGACAAATATTCTAAACTTAATAATAATTATGGGTCCCGCTTTAAATCATCAAACTGACGGTGGAGATGAACTTTACGGTTGGTTTTGCTCTGGAGTCGGATGTACTTGATAAGCCTCGCCTTAAACTTCTGCTCGACACGTATCCCAAACAGTCCAATTCCCCACGAACTGTTTATTTTCTTTCTGATATGTTTCTAGGGTTGCGTCACAGTACAATAATTTTTAGAAAAGGTATTGCTATTTAAAAAGGTATTGGACtcggttttttttgtttttgaagcacTACCCCAATTTGTTGCTAGATTGTCGAACAAAAGTTTGTAATTCacataatttattatttatttaatataggggctgtttggtaaccattattttaatggattatcatcccataatccattatacagattataatggattctatatgcgtttggtaaccattataataattgcttattttaatcataattgaaaaaatccattattttcataaacagaaaaaagttgtttaaaaattattataatcaattattttttcttaataaaattgagTTGTGTTTATTCCTCTTATTTTCTATAAACTATCAAGAGAGGGTTAAAAAAACACTAGGAAACTTAAAAAAAAGTTCTAGATCATTATTTTTTCCACTACTTTTAGGGAGCATTTtttaaagataatcaattatttgataaaggtgtttgtgaaaatttattataaaaatgattatactaaaatcatttatctatttttgattatctataatcataaatagataatcataaattttgccAAACAAGGCCATAAAGAATATTACATTTtacaaaaatgatttttttaagGAACAAGGGGCTGCAGATCCCCTAGATCAATTATATTAATAAAATGGTCAACAAGTGACAGAAATTCATACATCATCAACAAAGAATAGTTAAAAATACATTCAATGAGAGCCCTTAATACAGAAGATCTAACACCCATTAAAGGTATTGAGTACATATTCAAATAGAAAACAGATGTTTTCCAACCATTTGGATAACTTCTTCAAATCTTGATGCTCCCGTAGCAAGGAGTAATAAgtacataacatcataatcacgaTTAGAACCGGTAGTCATGGATCTTGTATCGAGTTGCGGAGACCTATGTCATGCCGGGGGAAATCGTCTCAACAATATACATGAACATACCATCACATGTTAACAAGGTGCCATCAAGGCTATTATATTCTTCGTAGTGACAATAGTCAGCCACTAGAAGACGATCAGGAGAAATATATACAAAACCTGACTTTAAGATCCCTGTAAAACAAGGACAAATTTTATTGAAAGCATAAAAAACTAATTTAAATGTTATCCAAATTCACCCTAATTAATATTAAAGTAAATCTTGGCAACACACAAAAATCTACTAAAAAATTGATATGTAATTGAAGATTTGTAAAAggaattgatgatgatgaagaaaaagaagaagaagaagaagaagaagaagaagaagaagaagaggaggtagTTTGAGTTTTTTTGGATATTCGGTTATCAAAAATTATTGGTATacttggattttttattttttttgaacgaGTAAATTTTTTAATTTCAATAGTTGTAGAACAAATACACCAGAGATGAGAAacatgaaaaaatacatatatCATGTATCACAAAAACACCGTAATACA
The nucleotide sequence above comes from Papaver somniferum cultivar HN1 chromosome 8, ASM357369v1, whole genome shotgun sequence. Encoded proteins:
- the LOC113301457 gene encoding uncharacterized protein LOC113301457 is translated as MCNQGFGLSSSSTTATTSETLMDTPANITPSSPEEQQKLKMLCSFGGSILPRPQDGKLRYVGGETRIVSLNRDISYEELLLKMKDFFELANLIKYQQPDEDLDALVSVVNDDDVTNMMEEYDKLGSGDGFTRLRIFLFNSTAITDNNHHHQFNDSLSASLAHFEITGSTVDDRGETERRYVDALNSLNDSPEHHQFRRQQSPDSPPAPPPPPLVVGNNHDQYFNQVNLDFGIHSNNNNQQRNCEVNSLQFNNLRQLTIPRQGQQQLETPWSPGYFSPRYPGSPSSSRYRMQYGEVLPEQQMGPPQYEQHQSPFLENVVWLPPGAVPVDKGGFPGNLSSAQSVTDGGHSSICDNCRVTFQRGQNLPESARYTDSRWKQQPHIEPPPSMGNEYHQFANPCVQCTHSREGYVINSDGRLDHGVYPREHNDPQSFYNDAHSHERGWAMHHQMNNRGDEPRAHISGAGRMNEHYLVDGSGMNLPPLHGNSGDGHQMPSTCVSHEDPRYIRIGPELGNEGFHEQSLSGVRPQIHIPTPEDRGVRYGNVPAVYGADNLYQVSHAPAPVPVPAPVLASSPTPALWIKVRNPMQSVSSYEALNMLPQGNGSGYVRGVQQSSPSFHNGLDSPNPWAGNQQQTFGFDGSAAPPAEFVHGYASKLNMNTIGQDNLHPFTADLVCPATDRLELANPAEPVPQVYSPPAASEGRILSATVSTHSHCLPNLTDTFGPVSPEEKSSPEGGHGTTSFSKAENLDTQNNSSPGRSDVNKKGEAGLDSKDLLTSTLESVENMKLGETHDSNPIDPKELSIKRLSFLPELIASVKKAALEGVEEVKAGVEEGEVVGDLDSSAKEAASKEHESVNMHDVEVDSDSEHKNISKIEPTKAEEEALARGLQTIRNDDLEEIRELGSGTYGAVFHGKWKGSDVAVKRIKASCFAGRPSERERLIADFWKEALILSSLHHPNVVSFYGIVRDGPDGSLATVTEFMINGSLKQFIQKKDRTIDRRKRLIIAMDAAFGMEYLHAKNIVHFDLKCENLLVNMRDPHRPVCKIGDLGLSKVKQQTLVSGGVRGTLPWMAPELLSGKSNMVTEKIDVYSFGIVMWELLTGEEPYADMHCASLIGGIVHNSLRPEIPSWCDPEWKALMETCWASEPGERPSFSEISQRLRKMSAAINVK